The following proteins are co-located in the Triticum aestivum cultivar Chinese Spring chromosome 1A, IWGSC CS RefSeq v2.1, whole genome shotgun sequence genome:
- the LOC123093664 gene encoding uncharacterized protein produces MDSAEDRPSLVVEEKDKQPVPFSDAPSPVRAVLNRPWPSAVVIRPEDNPSGKYRTLVATAKDIGDPISPEEIAALEDKEGDDAGTRFYKAAARANIVMRNYIHKHGSLYMDENGKYMMDNSAQVEEIRCKHVTAEEMEAKIMKQEITKEQTYLSELAL; encoded by the exons ATGGATAGTGCGGAAGATCGACCCTCCTTGGTTGTGGAGGAGAAGGACAAGCAGCCTGTTCCCTTTAGCGACGCCCCGTCTCCAGTGCGCGCCGTGCTCAACCGTCCGTGGCCATCCGCCGTCGTCATCCGGCCGGAGGATAATCCGTCCGGAAAGTACCGCACTCTGGTGGCCaccgccaaggacattggggaccCGATCTCGCCGGAGGAGATAGCCGCGCTGGAGGACAAGGAGGGCGACGACGCAGGCACACGGTTCTACAAGGCAGCTGCTCGGGCCAACATCGTTATGAGGAATTACATCCATAAACACGGCAGCCTTTACATGGATGAGAACGGCAAGTACATGATGGACAACTCCGCCCAAGTTGAGGAAATACG TTGCAAGCATGTTACAGCAGAAGAAATGGAAGCGAAGATAATGAAGCAAGAGATAACTAAGGAGCAAACTTATTTATCAGAACTGGCTTTATAG
- the LOC123093740 gene encoding uncharacterized protein, protein MDSAEDRPSLVVEEKDKQPVPFSDAPSPVRAVLNRPWPSAVVIRPEDNPYGKYRTLVATAKDIGDPISPKEIAALEEKEGDDAGTRFYKAAARANVVMRNYIHKHGSLYMDENGKYMMDNSAQVEEIRCKHVTAEEMAAKIMKQEITKEQTYLSELALASFNKRRKVKFELCETLLSRLFYESSRIFTHLNFIAKRKDKKKLFFAEIEDCGQGGKEILEVRCCVPLDSLCEGGYYYYCHDPRRGCRKGFDFTRCYGCSEFLKHPVDGSTYSGGHDHRRRNYIV, encoded by the exons ATGGATAGTGCGGAAGATCGACCATCCTTGGTTGTGGAGGAGAAGGACAAGCAGCCTGTTCCCTTTAGCGACGCCCCGTCTCCAGTGCGCGCCGTGCTCAACCGTCCGTGGCCATCCGCCGTCGTCATCCGGCCGGAGGATAATCCGTACGGAAAGTACCGCACTCTGGTGGCCaccgccaaggacattggggaccCGATCTCGCCGAAGGAGATAGCCGCGCTGGAGGAGAAGGAGGGCGACGACGCAGGCACACGGTTCTACAAGGCAGCTGCTCGGGCCAACGTCGTTATGAGGAATTACATCCATAAACACGGCAGCCTTTACATGGATGAGAATGGCAAGTACATGATGGACAACTCCGCCCAAGTTGAGGAAATACG TTGCAAGCATGTTACAGCAGAAGAAATGGCAGCGAAGATAATGAAGCAAGAGATAACTAAGGAGCAAACTTATTTATCAGAACTGGCTTTAGCGAGTTTCAACAAGAGGAGAAAG GTGAAGTTTGAGTTGTGTGAGACATTGCTTTCTAGACTCTTTTACGAGAGCAGTCGTATTTTTACGCATCTAAATTTCATCGCCAAGCGTAAGGATAAGAAGAAACTCTTTTTCGCGGAGATAGAGGACTGTGGACAGGGTGGTAAAGAGATCTTGGAAGTACGCTGTTGCGTTCCCCTGGATTCATTATGTGAAG GTGGTTATTATTACTACTGTCATGATCCTAGACGTGGCTGTAGGAAAGGGTTTGACTTCACACGATGCTACGGCTGCAGCGAGTTCCTGAAACATCCGGTTGATGGCTCGACTTACTCAGGAGGCCATGACCATCGGAGGAGGAACTATATAGTTTAG